A region from the Acyrthosiphon pisum isolate AL4f chromosome A1, pea_aphid_22Mar2018_4r6ur, whole genome shotgun sequence genome encodes:
- the LOC100168565 gene encoding vesicular glutamate transporter 2, with the protein MNIGDDETNRWNSPSQFQLQEQPSRWFRFIDIYFARLKTTYWNRGYAIVLLGLIGIIISWILFVLYPYTVLVYLKEQNKKNKIYTSNYNCSSYKMNGYFIGLIPGGVLATVYPAYKIFGVSVFLFSIGHIILLMSMKYLSAYMHCFTQFYISMTMATIILSIHGTLAYSIPLKKQSIRHVPIILCWMIFNGGHLSAPILHENICIYYTSTLLFGVIGLLWYLFWLYAFNVGRRQSLNPRYSSNLPDIPWKSFYTSKPLLAIALLYACDAQLNQTIGNVYQNNEMSELRKYTIIVLLVFIVLAELIPEITVSIPTVNVRKLWSCSYFSTMGIYYFLKAILGYSLKANKIWGYILKEMKYLYIFGFYLNHLDIAPKYASLLYSLLLTINYISKLLWDNVVNTLFSTWVRNEVETGFMMGTICFAVAVFYDIFASAEVQPWAADNSVAENQQMMVEINNFNNLPRT; encoded by the exons ATGAATATCGGAGATGACGAAACCAATAGATGGAATTCTCCGTCTCAATTCCAATTACAAGAACAGCCATCACGGTGGTTCAGATTCATCGACATATATTTTGCCCGATTGAAAACTACATATTGGAACAGAGGATACGCAATAGTCTTGCTTGGACTTATtg GTATCATAATTTCGTGGattctatttgttttatatcCATATACGGTTCTTGTGTATTTGaaggaacaaaataaaaaaaataaa atTTACACTTCCAATTATAATTGCTCATCTTACAAAATGAATggatattttatcggtttaataCCTGGTGGTGTTTTAGCAACTGTTTATCCTGCATACAA aatttttggGGTATCTGTTTTCTTATTTTCGATTGGTCATATAATTTTACTCATGAGCATGAAATACTTGAGCGCTTACATGCATTGCTTCACACAGTTTTACATATCAATGACAATG GCCACGATTATTTTGTCGATTCACGGGACTTTGGCATATTCAATTCCACTGAAGAAACAGTCAATACGTCACGTTCCAATAATATTGTGCTGGATGATATTTAATGGTGGACATCTCAGTGCTCCTATCCTCCacgaaaatatttgtatttattatacgtcaactctattatttg GTGTGATTGGATTGCTGTGGTACCTTTTTTGGCTGTACGCGTTCAATGTAGGTCGACGTCAGAGCCTGAACCCGCGATATTCTTCTAACTTACCAGACATTCCATGGAAATCGTTTTATACTTCAAAACCTTTGCTTGCGATTGCCTTATTATACGCGTGTGATGCTCAGCTTAATCAAACAATTGGAAATGTTTATCAGAACAAT GAAATGTCGGAATTGAGGAAATACACTATAATTGTGTTGTTGGTTTTCATCGTCCTGGCAGAATTAATTCCAGAAATCACGGTATCCATTCCCACCGTCAACGTCAGAAAGTTATGGAGTTGCTCATATTTTAGTACGATGggcatatattattttctgaaagCCATTTTAGGTTATAGTTTAAAAGCAAATAAAATATGgggttatattttaaaagaaatgaaatatctttatatttttg GATTCTACTTAAACCATTTAGATATTGCACCAAAATATGCTAgtttactttatagtttactgctgactataaattatatttccaaaTTGTTGTGGGACAATGTCGTAAACACTTTATTCAGTACTTGG GTGCGTAACGAAGTCGAAACTGGTTTCATGATGGGGACAATATGTTTTGCTGTAGCAGTGTTTTATGACATTTTCGCTTCAGCCGAAGTACAGCCATGGGCAGCAGATAATTCGGTAGCAGAAAATCAACAAATGATGgttgaaatcaataattttaacaatttaccacgtacataa